In Desulfosporosinus youngiae DSM 17734, the genomic stretch TGACATATCATTGACGGTACTAAGTATTCTGTAACCTATCTCCGGATGCCGCTTTATTTCTTCCCATTCATCCTCCGTTAATTTTCCCGGCTTATTTAAAGTGGTCTCCTCTATGGCAATTTTCCCTATATCATGAAGCAGCCCGACTGTTTCAAGCTCCTCAATATCCCCTTCCGGTAAACCAAGAGCTTTCCCAATAGTTTTGCATAATCCCGAAACTCTGTAAGAGTGCTGTTCTTCTCGTTTATTTTTTTCGTGAAGAGTACTAATGATGGCCTTAATGGTCTTTCCTCTCATGCTTGGACTTTCAAAGAGCTTTTTCTTATACATTCGATCTTCAGCCTTTTTAAATATTTCCAAAATATTCTCTTGCGGATCATGCTTAGTTTCCCAACCAAAGGAAATAGATAGTTCTATCGGGCTTACTTTTTCTAATTTGGAGTAGCCTTTGATACGTTTAACGACCTGCTCTGTTTCTTTATTGCCTGTCTTAGGTAACAGGATAACAAATTCATCCCCCCCAAGCCTTGCAATAATATCACCTGACCGGCAGCCTTTTGCCAGAGTTGAACCTACTTTCTGCAAGAGTTTATCCCCCATAGTATGGCCAAATGAATCATTGATAAGCTTTAACCCGTTCACATCAGCCATAACTATGGTTAGCGGAAGATTCCCCGCTGCATCCAGCCGCTTTAATTCCTCTTCAAAGAACCTTCTATTATATAACCCTGTCAGTACGTCATTGTAGCTTAAATACTCAAGCTCCTTTTCCAATTGTTTATGCTCACTAACATCTCTTAACAATCCATGAAAAACTTGTTTGCCATGGAGTAGAATAGAAGTCAACATGATTTCAACCGGAAACTCAAGACCATTCTCTTTCTTATGCCACCATTCGAATTTTACTTCACCTGTGGTCTCGGCCTGCTTATTGATAACCCGGGCTTTTTCTTGGGAGAGAACCCCATCAGGTTGATGTTCCGGCGAAAGCTCCCAGAGATGTTTCCCGATGATTATTTCTTTAGAAGCAAATCCTAATAATTTGATGGTAGCTGGATTACAATCGATAATCTTATTTCCTTCCATTATTAGAATTGAATCCGACGAACCCTCAAACAGCTTTCTAAAAGTGTATTCACTAGCCACTACTTGTTGGACGTAAGCTTGGAGTTCTTCATTTTTTCTCCGCAAATCATACATTAATCTAATATCTTGAATAACAAGAATGACACCAAGGAGATCGTGCAGTTTATCATCAATGATTTGCTTGTAGGAAATATTAACTGGAATTCTCCCGCCGCTTTTCTGCAATAGATTTATATCATTAAATTTACTGCTTTCTTTCAACGAGTTTAATAAAATTTGTCTTCTTTTCTCTTCAAGAATTACATCAATATCCTGGTTTATCAGTTCATCTTCTCTAAATTCCAGTAAACTCAAAGTATGTTTAGATATCTTAATAATCTTACCTTCTGAATTTAACAATATGACCATATCCATAATTTCTTTAACAACTTCTTCAAATATGAATCGTTCCGGTAACCTTAAAAACTTATATTTAGTAATCACTCTATAAGTCCCTAAAATCATAATAATGGAATATAATTGCCCCATTAGTGGAAATTGAATTCCTGCAACGACCGGGAGTATGGTTTGAGTCAACAGATTTAAACTAAAAGGAATCCCGCTGCAGGCAACTAATATAAAGGATTGCTTTTTAATTCTGACATTATTACTTTTTAAACCCCAAAAGAGCAAGGTCAGTATACTGATTAATAAGAACGAAAAATTATATAGGAAATTTCCTATATAAAAAGTATGGGTAATAAATTCTGAAGTCTCAATGCCTTCCCCAAACAAAAAAATTGCCATGTAAAAGAAAATTCCTGCTGGCAAAAATATCAAAACCCTGACAACTCGATTATTTACAATTGAACTCTCCGTTATTAAAAGAACTAAAAACAGGGTTAGAGCACTGAAACTGCACCACCCCAGAGCCGATATCTTGTTCCACAAGGAAAAGCTGATTTTATCCTGGGCAATATAGGCGAAAGAATAAGCAAAGGACCATATGGCGTAACTAGTACATAAAAGTAAAAATACTTTATGAACCATCGATTTTGGGTTTTGGGTGAAGGTATAAATACCAATGTATGCATACACAACAACAGAAACTA encodes the following:
- a CDS encoding HD domain-containing phosphohydrolase codes for the protein MDTESLFSAVSLVSVVVYAYIGIYTFTQNPKSMVHKVFLLLCTSYAIWSFAYSFAYIAQDKISFSLWNKISALGWCSFSALTLFLVLLITESSIVNNRVVRVLIFLPAGIFFYMAIFLFGEGIETSEFITHTFYIGNFLYNFSFLLISILTLLFWGLKSNNVRIKKQSFILVACSGIPFSLNLLTQTILPVVAGIQFPLMGQLYSIIMILGTYRVITKYKFLRLPERFIFEEVVKEIMDMVILLNSEGKIIKISKHTLSLLEFREDELINQDIDVILEEKRRQILLNSLKESSKFNDINLLQKSGGRIPVNISYKQIIDDKLHDLLGVILVIQDIRLMYDLRRKNEELQAYVQQVVASEYTFRKLFEGSSDSILIMEGNKIIDCNPATIKLLGFASKEIIIGKHLWELSPEHQPDGVLSQEKARVINKQAETTGEVKFEWWHKKENGLEFPVEIMLTSILLHGKQVFHGLLRDVSEHKQLEKELEYLSYNDVLTGLYNRRFFEEELKRLDAAGNLPLTIVMADVNGLKLINDSFGHTMGDKLLQKVGSTLAKGCRSGDIIARLGGDEFVILLPKTGNKETEQVVKRIKGYSKLEKVSPIELSISFGWETKHDPQENILEIFKKAEDRMYKKKLFESPSMRGKTIKAIISTLHEKNKREEQHSYRVSGLCKTIGKALGLPEGDIEELETVGLLHDIGKIAIEETTLNKPGKLTEDEWEEIKRHPEIGYRILSTVNDMSEIAEYVLCHHEKWNGMGYPKGLKGEAIPLQARIIAIADAYDAMTSERSYRSALPEETALEELQKNAGIQFDLEILKVFVEAVLNKPAVNDSQAG